One segment of Candidatus Pelagibacter ubique HTCC1062 DNA contains the following:
- a CDS encoding glycosyltransferase family 2 protein codes for MVNFHEFFELPMNNLCIIILTFNEELNIKKCLGSIKNFADEIIIIDSFSTDNTKSICENYKVKFVQNKFVNQAKQFNWALSNVEVKSEWIMRLDADEEVTENLAREIKKNINIESENNGFYINRKLIWCRKWIRHGGIYPLWLARVFKRGKAVYEERTEEHLLIEGKTSKIRGDLIENNLKNKIEFFTLKHLDTAKGEAKEIFDKNFNKNISSDQIYNKSKIRRFFKINLFNKMPLFFRSTSYFIYRYIFRLGFLDGKEGFTFHFFQAFWYRMFIDMLVDEKKKNEKK; via the coding sequence ATGGTAAATTTTCATGAATTTTTTGAACTTCCAATGAATAATCTTTGTATAATAATTTTAACTTTTAATGAAGAACTAAATATTAAAAAATGCTTAGGGTCGATAAAGAATTTTGCTGATGAAATTATCATAATAGACTCCTTTAGTACTGATAATACTAAAAGTATATGTGAGAATTATAAAGTAAAGTTTGTTCAAAATAAATTTGTTAATCAGGCTAAACAATTTAATTGGGCTTTATCAAATGTAGAAGTCAAGTCAGAATGGATAATGAGATTAGATGCTGATGAAGAGGTAACCGAAAATTTAGCAAGAGAGATAAAAAAAAATATTAATATAGAAAGTGAAAATAATGGATTTTATATTAATAGAAAATTGATTTGGTGTAGAAAATGGATAAGGCATGGGGGTATCTATCCACTTTGGTTAGCTAGAGTTTTTAAAAGAGGAAAAGCTGTTTATGAAGAGAGAACTGAAGAACATTTATTGATAGAAGGAAAAACAAGTAAAATTAGAGGAGATTTAATAGAAAATAATTTAAAAAATAAAATAGAATTTTTTACACTTAAACATTTGGATACAGCAAAAGGAGAGGCCAAAGAAATTTTTGATAAAAACTTTAATAAGAATATTTCTTCAGATCAAATTTATAACAAAAGTAAAATTAGAAGGTTTTTTAAAATAAATTTATTTAATAAAATGCCACTATTTTTTAGATCTACATCATATTTTATTTATAGGTATATTTTTAGATTAGGTTTTCTAGATGGAAAAGAAGGTTTTACATTTCATTTTTTTCAAGCTTTTTGGTATAGGATGTTTATAGATATGTTGGTTGATGAAAAAAAAAAAAATGAAAAAAAATAA
- a CDS encoding DegT/DnrJ/EryC1/StrS family aminotransferase: MKKNKISPFYFDLNKSERKHLLNDFSEILKNGKLILGDQTIKFEKKFAKEVSTKYAVAVNSGTTALQILLMLSIKTKNSLVAVPTNTNFATVAAILYAGGKPFYLDMDEKFFAPKYDDFLYFYKKYKFKGIVWVHIGGIISPDFLKVRNFCNKKKLFLIEDCAHAHGSSIKGINAGAKSTGGAFSFFPTKVMTTMEGGMITTNDESIYKRSMSLRNQGKRAGNFGGLHHDLGNSWRILEVSATLGLIQLKKLKTMLRKRKKIFDIYSKVFEKKKIPFCKTDHMDRCSNYKMIVFAKSIEHKKNLKQKLFKEGVVCGGEVYEIPCHRQPVFKKLVKSKSSLKRSEYFCSIHFCPPLTSGMSEKDAKYCAEMIGKIY, translated from the coding sequence ATGAAAAAAAATAAAATTTCACCTTTTTATTTTGATTTAAATAAAAGTGAAAGAAAACACTTATTAAATGATTTTTCTGAAATTTTAAAAAATGGTAAATTAATTTTAGGAGATCAAACAATAAAATTTGAAAAAAAATTTGCAAAAGAAGTATCAACAAAATATGCAGTTGCTGTTAATTCGGGGACAACAGCTTTACAAATTTTATTGATGTTAAGTATTAAAACTAAAAATTCTTTAGTTGCAGTACCAACCAATACGAATTTTGCGACAGTTGCAGCAATCTTATATGCAGGCGGTAAACCTTTTTATTTAGATATGGATGAAAAATTTTTTGCTCCTAAATATGATGATTTTTTATATTTCTATAAAAAATATAAATTTAAGGGAATTGTTTGGGTACATATAGGAGGAATAATCTCACCAGATTTTTTAAAAGTAAGAAATTTTTGTAATAAAAAAAAATTATTTTTAATAGAAGATTGTGCCCATGCACATGGAAGCTCTATAAAAGGTATTAATGCTGGAGCAAAATCAACTGGTGGAGCTTTTTCTTTTTTCCCAACAAAAGTAATGACGACAATGGAAGGTGGTATGATCACGACTAATGATGAATCAATATATAAAAGATCAATGTCCTTAAGAAATCAAGGTAAGAGAGCTGGTAATTTTGGAGGACTTCATCATGATCTTGGAAACAGCTGGAGAATATTAGAAGTGTCAGCAACCCTGGGATTAATACAGTTAAAAAAGCTTAAAACAATGCTACGTAAAAGAAAAAAAATTTTTGATATTTATTCAAAAGTTTTTGAAAAAAAGAAAATTCCTTTTTGTAAAACCGATCATATGGATAGGTGTAGCAATTATAAGATGATAGTTTTTGCAAAAAGTATAGAACATAAAAAAAATTTAAAACAAAAATTGTTTAAAGAAGGTGTGGTGTGTGGAGGTGAAGTATACGAAATACCTTGTCACAGACAACCTGTCTTTAAAAAATTAGTTAAATCAAAAAGCTCCTTAAAAAGATCAGAATATTTTTGCTCGATTCATTTTTGCCCTCCACTTACTTCAGGTATGTCAGAGAAGGATGCTAAATATTGTGCTGAAATGATTGGTAAGATTTATTAA
- a CDS encoding carbamoyltransferase family protein, producing MLKNKIILGLNAFHADSSAAITIDNEIIAAAEEERFNRKKHWSGFPLESIKFCLEKSNINFKDITDVAINSNQFSNINQKIFYSLINLKFENLSKFIKRNKKKFLIQNIIDYNFGKKNNYKFHRIDHHLAHLASAFYPSGYSKALGLSIDGMGDFCSIAVADCNLDNKNKINIIKRIFYPNSLGILYESITQFLGFDKYGEEYKVMGLAPYGNPIYLNEISKLFLGDFELDLKFFNHDKKNYNYKFEGTPVQETLLNKKFYDILGSPRSSNESLEQFHMDVAASLQKVFEEKIFVLINQNLHIDNKRLVLAGGCAMNSSCNGKIVEKKIFENIFIPPAPGDAGGAIGSALVVLERNQKFLELKNFKNPYLGKSYSNDEIYRFIETKIDKKKFQIEKFNDDASLLKNTVKLLLSQKIIGWFQGSMEFGSRALGNRSIICDPRLKHARDLINTKIKFREKFRPFAPSILEEEVDKWFDSENKSSYMSFVYKIKKDKQKIIPAVTHVDGTGRLQTVSRNINKKFYDLIKEFNQNTSVPILLNTSFNENEPIVESPLNAINTFLKTKMDVLVLENYVISRK from the coding sequence ATGCTTAAAAACAAAATTATATTAGGGTTAAATGCATTTCATGCTGACTCTTCTGCTGCAATTACAATAGATAATGAGATAATAGCTGCCGCAGAAGAGGAGCGATTTAATAGAAAAAAACATTGGAGTGGTTTTCCATTAGAATCAATAAAATTTTGTTTAGAAAAATCAAATATTAATTTTAAAGACATCACAGATGTGGCAATTAATTCTAATCAATTTTCAAATATAAACCAAAAAATTTTTTATTCATTAATAAATCTTAAATTTGAAAATTTATCAAAATTTATAAAAAGAAATAAAAAAAAATTTTTAATTCAGAATATTATTGACTATAATTTTGGAAAAAAAAATAATTATAAATTTCATAGGATTGATCATCATTTAGCACATCTTGCTTCAGCCTTTTATCCATCTGGGTACAGTAAAGCACTTGGCTTAAGTATTGATGGAATGGGTGATTTTTGCAGTATCGCTGTAGCTGATTGTAATTTAGATAACAAAAATAAAATTAACATAATAAAAAGAATTTTTTACCCAAATTCACTAGGAATTTTATATGAGAGTATTACTCAATTTCTTGGATTTGATAAATATGGTGAAGAATATAAAGTAATGGGATTGGCTCCATATGGAAATCCAATTTATTTAAATGAAATTTCGAAATTATTTTTAGGTGATTTTGAGTTAGATCTTAAATTTTTTAATCATGATAAAAAAAATTATAATTATAAATTTGAAGGTACTCCTGTTCAAGAGACATTATTAAATAAAAAGTTTTATGATATATTGGGAAGCCCAAGATCTTCAAATGAAAGTTTAGAGCAATTTCATATGGATGTTGCTGCATCACTTCAAAAGGTATTTGAAGAAAAAATTTTTGTTTTGATAAACCAAAATTTGCATATTGATAATAAAAGATTAGTTTTGGCTGGAGGATGTGCAATGAATTCATCATGCAATGGAAAAATAGTAGAAAAAAAAATATTTGAGAATATTTTTATTCCACCAGCCCCAGGAGATGCAGGTGGAGCAATTGGTTCAGCTCTTGTGGTGCTAGAAAGAAATCAAAAATTTTTAGAACTTAAAAATTTTAAAAATCCTTACTTGGGAAAATCATATTCTAATGATGAAATTTATAGATTTATTGAAACAAAAATTGATAAAAAAAAATTTCAGATAGAAAAATTTAATGATGATGCTTCTTTACTTAAAAACACTGTAAAACTATTATTATCCCAAAAGATTATTGGCTGGTTTCAGGGTTCTATGGAATTCGGTTCAAGAGCTCTGGGGAATAGATCGATAATATGCGATCCAAGACTTAAGCATGCCAGGGATTTAATAAATACAAAAATAAAATTTAGAGAGAAGTTTAGACCATTTGCTCCATCTATTCTAGAGGAGGAAGTTGATAAGTGGTTTGATAGTGAAAATAAATCTTCATATATGTCATTTGTATATAAAATTAAAAAAGATAAACAAAAAATTATTCCTGCTGTCACTCATGTTGATGGAACAGGTAGACTTCAAACAGTTTCGAGAAATATCAATAAAAAATTTTATGATTTGATAAAAGAATTTAATCAAAATACTTCAGTGCCAATATTATTAAATACGTCATTTAATGAAAATGAACCTATTGTAGAAAGTCCATTAAATGCAATTAATACTTTTTTAAAAACAAAAATGGATGTTTTAGTATTAGAAAATTATGTTATTTCAAGAAAATAA
- a CDS encoding methyltransferase domain-containing protein: MLFQENKFSQKLFLDKSVLEIGCNQGLTTLQLSKFAKKVTAIDNNKNHIYFAKKLRIKKNIKYFQVEMFNKKAMYKLGKFEIIYLREIFNFLKINDKKKIIKILQKNLKANGKIIITDFYSSVFVRKKIINFIRLNNFDIFSIDKRSIIYHFQGKRDLKIFFNKFNMNLSIFTKDPLTKHIGFLSKLIEYIYPCKYTAIVKKK; this comes from the coding sequence ATGTTATTTCAAGAAAATAAATTTTCTCAAAAATTGTTCTTAGATAAATCTGTTTTAGAAATTGGATGTAATCAAGGTTTAACTACATTACAATTATCAAAGTTTGCGAAAAAAGTTACAGCAATAGACAATAATAAGAATCACATTTATTTTGCAAAAAAATTAAGAATCAAAAAAAATATAAAATATTTTCAAGTCGAAATGTTTAATAAAAAAGCAATGTATAAACTGGGTAAGTTTGAAATAATTTATTTAAGAGAAATCTTTAATTTTTTAAAAATTAATGATAAAAAGAAAATTATTAAAATTTTACAAAAAAATCTTAAAGCGAATGGAAAAATAATTATTACCGATTTTTATTCAAGTGTTTTTGTTAGAAAAAAAATTATAAATTTTATTAGATTAAATAATTTTGATATATTCAGCATTGATAAAAGAAGTATAATTTATCACTTCCAAGGTAAGAGGGATCTAAAGATTTTCTTCAATAAATTCAATATGAATTTATCGATATTTACAAAAGACCCCTTAACCAAACATATAGGTTTTTTATCAAAATTAATTGAATATATTTATCCATGTAAATATACGGCGATTGTTAAAAAAAAATAA
- a CDS encoding glycosyltransferase family 4 protein, producing MIKILYFLDHPIQYQNPFLDRISLSSKINLNVIYLSDFSLKPYFDEGLNKTIKFDDIENFSHKHQFIFKDKNKSKIKFLIRLTKILFKEKPKYFWVHGYSNFYSMSSIIIARLLSIKVLLRGESSNFFKNNLKSKISIFLFFKIIDPLITNYLAIGKKNKEFYLNNTKKNILKLPYIVGNLSKKKIIKKEDLMNLRKKIQIKQNSFIIFYNAKIIDRKNPELLIKSFLKIEKACKIPVTLIIAGDGNIKDRLINRYKNFRNIKFVGFINQNLLCQFYALSDLFVLPSKYDAWGLVVNEAMSFSKPVITSRNVISSYDLVKQNVNGVAFNNKFHLEQSIINIINNKDIRYRYSKNSKIIIKNWSIETANKYFHKIFVK from the coding sequence ATGATTAAAATTCTTTATTTTTTAGACCATCCAATTCAATATCAAAATCCATTTTTAGACAGAATATCACTTTCTTCAAAAATTAATTTAAACGTTATTTATCTATCAGACTTTTCTCTAAAACCTTATTTCGACGAAGGTTTGAATAAAACTATTAAATTCGATGATATTGAAAACTTTAGTCACAAACATCAATTTATATTTAAAGATAAAAATAAAAGTAAAATAAAATTTTTAATTAGGCTCACTAAGATATTGTTTAAAGAAAAACCTAAGTATTTTTGGGTACATGGATATTCTAATTTTTACTCAATGTCATCAATAATTATTGCTCGTTTGTTAAGTATCAAAGTTTTGTTAAGAGGTGAAAGTAGTAATTTTTTTAAAAACAATTTAAAATCTAAAATTAGTATTTTTTTATTTTTTAAAATAATTGATCCACTAATTACAAACTATCTAGCAATTGGTAAAAAAAATAAAGAATTCTATCTTAATAATACAAAAAAAAATATTCTTAAACTTCCTTACATTGTTGGAAATTTATCTAAAAAAAAAATAATAAAAAAAGAGGATTTAATGAATTTAAGAAAAAAAATTCAAATTAAACAAAACTCTTTTATAATATTTTATAATGCAAAAATCATAGATAGAAAAAATCCAGAGTTATTAATTAAGTCTTTTTTAAAAATAGAGAAAGCTTGCAAAATCCCAGTGACTTTAATTATTGCGGGAGATGGTAATATTAAAGATAGATTAATTAATAGATATAAAAACTTTAGAAATATAAAATTTGTTGGCTTTATAAATCAGAACTTGTTATGTCAATTTTATGCTTTATCAGATTTATTTGTTTTGCCATCTAAATATGATGCTTGGGGACTTGTAGTAAATGAAGCAATGAGTTTTTCAAAACCTGTTATAACCTCAAGGAATGTTATTTCATCATACGATCTTGTAAAACAAAACGTAAATGGAGTTGCTTTTAATAATAAATTTCATTTAGAACAATCCATAATTAATATTATTAACAATAAAGATATAAGATATAGGTATTCAAAAAACTCAAAGATAATTATAAAAAATTGGAGTATAGAAACAGCTAATAAATACTTCCATAAAATATTTGTAAAATAA
- a CDS encoding glycosyltransferase — MRICVIVPSFFPAVFYGGTIFSIHESLKLFSNKKLEIFVSTTSANGRTRLKVKKNIFLKLKQNYFVKYYFDEIINRFSLSFLFGIWSDVKKSNIVYVQDIFSIFAILGFVASRIYNKKCIIAPRGSLSEYSLKSRFYWLKMIWIFIFLKIMNKNFFWHVTSEFEKKDIFKLNLNGKIFIIPNFIKFDLKKIKKLKSLNSLSLNNTKKVLKIGTLTRLDKKKGLLNLIRAFSKLKTKKDVHLFICGEDHGLKQEIKKEIKIWSLNKKVTILKPLYGIKKYQFLKMLDVFCLPSKNENFGNVYLESLRVGTPIIASKFTPWKNVIKFKCGLITNNMIDNIALNIDKFIQNRNKFKKSNCEKLANLYNEVVIKNLYLKMFYELNK; from the coding sequence ATGCGAATCTGTGTAATTGTACCATCATTTTTTCCAGCAGTTTTTTATGGTGGAACAATATTCTCTATACACGAGAGTTTAAAATTATTTTCTAATAAAAAATTAGAAATATTTGTATCCACAACTTCAGCCAATGGAAGAACAAGACTTAAAGTTAAAAAAAATATTTTTTTGAAATTAAAACAAAACTATTTTGTGAAATACTATTTTGATGAAATCATAAACAGATTTTCACTATCTTTTTTATTTGGAATATGGAGCGATGTGAAAAAATCTAATATAGTTTATGTGCAAGATATTTTTTCTATTTTTGCTATTTTAGGATTTGTAGCCTCTCGTATATACAATAAAAAATGTATAATTGCTCCTAGAGGGTCATTATCTGAATATAGTTTAAAAAGTAGATTTTACTGGTTGAAAATGATTTGGATATTTATTTTTTTAAAGATTATGAACAAAAATTTTTTTTGGCATGTAACCTCTGAATTCGAAAAAAAAGATATTTTTAAATTAAATTTAAATGGAAAGATTTTTATTATTCCAAATTTTATTAAATTTGATTTAAAAAAAATAAAAAAACTAAAATCTTTAAACAGCTTAAGTTTAAATAATACTAAAAAAGTTTTAAAAATTGGTACATTAACAAGACTAGATAAAAAAAAAGGTTTGTTAAATTTAATTAGGGCATTTTCTAAATTAAAAACAAAGAAAGATGTACATTTATTTATTTGTGGTGAAGATCATGGATTAAAACAAGAAATTAAAAAAGAAATTAAAATTTGGAGTCTAAATAAAAAAGTTACTATTTTAAAGCCCTTATATGGAATTAAGAAATATCAATTCTTAAAAATGTTAGATGTTTTCTGCTTACCATCTAAAAATGAAAATTTTGGAAATGTATATTTAGAATCATTAAGAGTTGGTACTCCAATTATAGCAAGCAAATTTACACCTTGGAAAAATGTCATAAAATTTAAGTGTGGATTAATAACAAATAATATGATTGATAATATAGCATTAAATATTGATAAATTCATTCAAAACAGAAATAAATTTAAAAAAAGTAATTGTGAAAAATTAGCTAATTTATACAATGAAGTTGTTATTAAAAATTTATACTTAAAAATGTTTTATGAACTTAACAAATAA
- a CDS encoding class I SAM-dependent methyltransferase, giving the protein MNLTNKIYSSYSKLALNSDTDSEQNFNYFDQELKKIDNLYEKKIIEIGYGKGFFLDWAKSSKLDIIGYEINEDFHKNAEQNHKVILGDGSNISKEVSDKFDLIILFDVIEHISKENLLNFFQNLNELLNKEGEILLRFPNGSSAAGLEYFNSDLTHFSFLNKRSLKMIAEINKLELVYYGNMQRVKKFKSLRGKLFGRMIYFFRDLIEYVYGNLYFGQKIPLDPNVVGVLKKN; this is encoded by the coding sequence ATGAACTTAACAAATAAAATATACTCAAGTTATTCAAAGTTAGCACTAAATTCAGATACAGACTCAGAGCAAAATTTTAATTATTTTGATCAAGAATTAAAAAAGATTGATAATTTGTATGAAAAAAAAATTATTGAAATAGGTTATGGCAAAGGTTTTTTTCTTGATTGGGCAAAAAGTTCAAAATTAGATATTATTGGTTATGAGATAAATGAGGATTTTCATAAAAATGCAGAACAAAATCATAAAGTAATACTAGGTGATGGTAGTAATATTTCAAAAGAGGTATCAGATAAATTCGATCTAATAATATTGTTTGATGTAATTGAACATATAAGTAAAGAAAATTTATTAAATTTTTTTCAAAATTTAAATGAACTACTAAATAAAGAAGGAGAAATATTATTAAGATTCCCAAATGGCTCAAGTGCAGCTGGATTAGAATATTTTAATTCAGACTTAACTCATTTTTCATTTTTAAATAAAAGATCTCTTAAAATGATTGCAGAGATAAACAAATTAGAATTAGTTTACTATGGTAATATGCAAAGAGTTAAAAAATTTAAATCCTTAAGAGGAAAATTATTTGGAAGAATGATTTACTTTTTTAGAGATTTAATAGAATATGTTTATGGAAATTTATATTTTGGGCAAAAAATTCCTCTAGACCCTAACGTTGTTGGTGTACTAAAAAAAAATTAA
- a CDS encoding glycosyltransferase, with amino-acid sequence MKNISLNFESLNSSDGGISRVANLVLKFFEDRSKLNNDKTFLNIFRDDNIQNISNSNFVRKKFNRKSKLSFTINDFINSKKSDYILYDHLGLARSNLLHIKKKPYIVFLYGIDIWDKSNKKRLKAQKNSALSIAISNFTKHKALTTHGTLKNVKVCWLSTIYDEIKFVKKKKKNFNFLFLSRLEKNKGHQITIDAFNKIKKKNIKLIIVGKGPEYKNIKKKIASLNLQKKVKMYGFLEEKKLNNLWSKTDVLIMPSKVEGFGLVYIEAMSRGIPIITSKQDAGHEINVHGKTGYSADLNNKKKDELLIYMDKISNNNLKLKKMGKNAKNRWKNNFSYKEFKKRFEKIINDFEKNIN; translated from the coding sequence ATGAAAAATATTTCTCTCAATTTTGAAAGTCTTAATTCTTCTGATGGTGGAATATCTAGAGTTGCAAATCTAGTATTAAAATTTTTTGAAGATAGATCAAAACTAAATAATGATAAAACTTTTTTAAACATATTTCGAGACGATAATATACAGAATATTAGTAATAGCAATTTTGTTAGAAAAAAATTTAATAGAAAATCTAAATTATCTTTTACAATTAATGATTTTATCAATTCAAAAAAATCTGATTATATTTTGTATGATCATTTAGGATTAGCAAGATCAAATCTGCTTCATATCAAAAAAAAACCTTATATTGTATTTTTATATGGAATTGATATATGGGATAAAAGTAACAAAAAAAGACTTAAAGCCCAAAAAAATAGTGCTCTTTCGATAGCAATTTCAAATTTTACAAAACATAAGGCCCTCACAACTCATGGAACATTAAAAAATGTAAAAGTATGCTGGTTATCTACCATATATGATGAAATTAAATTTGTAAAAAAAAAAAAGAAAAACTTTAATTTTTTATTTTTATCAAGATTAGAAAAAAATAAAGGACATCAAATAACAATTGACGCATTTAATAAGATAAAGAAAAAAAATATAAAATTAATAATAGTTGGAAAAGGTCCAGAATATAAAAATATTAAAAAAAAGATTGCAAGTTTAAATTTACAAAAAAAGGTAAAAATGTACGGTTTTTTAGAAGAAAAAAAACTTAATAATCTATGGTCTAAAACAGATGTGCTGATTATGCCATCAAAAGTTGAAGGTTTTGGATTGGTATATATTGAGGCTATGAGCAGAGGAATACCAATTATAACATCAAAACAAGATGCAGGTCATGAAATAAATGTACATGGAAAAACTGGTTATTCTGCTGACTTGAATAATAAAAAAAAAGATGAACTTTTGATTTATATGGACAAAATTTCAAACAATAATTTAAAATTAAAGAAGATGGGTAAAAATGCAAAAAATAGATGGAAAAATAATTTTTCTTATAAAGAATTCAAAAAAAGATTTGAAAAAATTATTAATGATTTTGAAAAAAACATAAATTAA
- a CDS encoding Gfo/Idh/MocA family protein, with protein sequence MIKKKINLGIIGFGSWGKRVFNVIKKNQNIKILFIETKKNDFSNMYHKVDWVYIVTPPNNHFEQVKKFLLLKLNVLCEKPLSFKKQELVYLYDLAKKNKKKLFINHIEFFKINEKKFLYKKNNIIENYFPLNLDYSESFSRLLYHDFYLLYNCIKNQSFNLRLIDQKDNYELEFKHKSLVQKIKTSLYKKKKRIHKINNENLVTNKDYINEYFYSIFTSHQSYLINKKQVFFVSKIYDKFMNIKKK encoded by the coding sequence ATGATTAAAAAAAAAATTAATTTAGGCATAATAGGATTTGGCTCTTGGGGTAAAAGAGTCTTCAATGTAATAAAAAAAAATCAAAATATAAAAATATTATTTATAGAAACTAAAAAAAATGACTTTTCAAACATGTATCATAAAGTTGATTGGGTTTATATAGTAACACCCCCTAATAATCATTTTGAACAAGTAAAAAAATTTTTATTACTTAAATTAAATGTTTTATGTGAAAAACCATTATCATTTAAAAAACAAGAACTAGTTTATTTATATGATTTAGCAAAAAAAAATAAAAAAAAACTTTTTATTAATCATATAGAATTTTTTAAAATTAATGAAAAAAAATTTCTGTACAAAAAAAATAATATAATAGAAAATTATTTTCCATTAAATTTAGATTATTCAGAGTCATTCTCAAGACTGTTATATCATGATTTTTATTTGTTATATAATTGCATAAAAAACCAATCATTTAATTTAAGATTGATAGATCAAAAAGATAATTACGAATTAGAATTCAAACATAAAAGTTTAGTTCAAAAAATTAAAACTTCATTATATAAAAAAAAAAAGCGTATTCATAAAATTAATAATGAAAATTTAGTTACGAATAAAGATTATATTAATGAATATTTTTATTCAATTTTTACTAGTCATCAGAGTTATTTAATTAATAAAAAGCAAGTTTTTTTTGTTTCAAAAATTTATGACAAATTTATGAATATTAAAAAAAAATAG
- a CDS encoding glycosyltransferase family 2 protein has protein sequence MKVSIITLTSNSIKTIKKTINSIYNQDYKNIQKIWIDNCSNDGTFEYLKSKKDKKTILISEKDQGIFYAFNKGIKFANGNIVGFLHSDDFFYKRNVISNIVKKFKNNNINFTYGDLNYINKNDKVRRKWIANNQENILQNYQYFNKKLKYGWMPPHPTTYFLRKFIYKVGKFNTNYKISSDYDFLIRALRNKKISAIYIPKTLVKMNLGGSSNKSVKNILVKMIEDYKIIRKNNLCGFTTLILKNLQKIKQFRIG, from the coding sequence ATGAAAGTATCTATAATTACTTTAACTTCTAATTCCATTAAGACTATAAAAAAAACAATAAATTCTATTTACAATCAAGACTACAAAAACATTCAAAAAATATGGATTGATAATTGTTCCAATGATGGAACTTTTGAATACTTAAAATCCAAAAAAGATAAAAAAACAATCTTAATTAGTGAAAAGGACCAAGGAATTTTTTATGCATTTAATAAAGGTATAAAATTTGCCAATGGAAATATAGTTGGATTTTTACATTCTGATGACTTTTTTTATAAAAGGAATGTTATATCAAATATAGTTAAAAAATTTAAAAATAATAATATCAATTTTACATATGGAGATTTAAATTATATTAATAAAAATGATAAAGTTAGAAGAAAATGGATTGCTAACAATCAAGAGAATATTTTACAAAATTACCAATATTTTAATAAAAAACTTAAATACGGATGGATGCCACCTCATCCTACTACATATTTCTTAAGAAAATTTATTTATAAAGTTGGAAAGTTTAATACAAATTATAAAATATCCTCTGACTATGATTTCTTAATAAGAGCTTTACGAAACAAAAAAATATCTGCTATTTATATTCCAAAAACACTTGTAAAGATGAATTTGGGTGGAAGTAGCAATAAATCAGTAAAAAATATTCTAGTTAAAATGATTGAAGATTACAAAATTATAAGAAAAAATAATCTTTGTGGTTTTACTACCTTAATACTTAAAAATTTACAAAAAATTAAACAATTTAGAATTGGTTAG
- a CDS encoding GDP-mannose 4,6-dehydratase, giving the protein MRLFKNYKFDEDYNLAAQSLVGTSFVNPIFTSQITCKNYVKKLFKKSC; this is encoded by the coding sequence ATGAGATTATTCAAAAATTATAAGTTTGACGAAGATTATAATCTAGCTGCTCAATCTCTTGTTGGTACTTCTTTCGTCAATCCTATTTTCACTTCTCAAATTACTTGTAAAAATTATGTTAAAAAATTATTTAAAAAATCATGTTAA
- a CDS encoding GDP-mannose 4,6-dehydratase, with the protein MKKTTLITDVSGQNGAYLAQFLLTKNYQVIDADKRSARDNKRRSRNLGLENKIKIVNIDLTN; encoded by the coding sequence ATGAAAAAGACTACATTAATAACTGATGTTTCTGGACAGAATGGAGCTTATCTAGCCCAGTTTCTTTTAACAAAAAATTATCAAGTAATAGATGCAGATAAAAGGTCGGCAAGAGATAACAAACGTAGATCGAGAAATTTAGGTTTGGAAAATAAAATCAAAATAGTAAATATAGATTTAACTAATTAG